From Candidatus Palibaumannia cicadellinicola, the proteins below share one genomic window:
- the eno gene encoding phosphopyruvate hydratase, whose product MSKIVKIVGREIIDSRGNPTVEAEVHLDSGFIGLASVPSGASIGSLEALELRDCDPLRFMGKGVTKAVNSVNGPIAATLIGKNAQKQKLIDNCMIELDGTTNKCKLGANAILAVSLAVAKAAAASKYMPIYAYIAELNGTTGKFLMPLPMINIINGGKHANNNIDIQEFMIIPVSAKTIKEAIRMGSEVFHHLAYVLKTKNMQTAVGDEGGYAPNLGSNTAALDAIKIAVDNSGYILGKDIALAIDCAASELFDPATGKYYLKGEGKQFTSQEFTDYLKELTTNYPIISIEDGLHESDWDGFLYHTKVLGDKIQLVGDDLFVTSTKMLKVGIEQGIMNSILIKLNQVGSLTETIEVINMAKNAGYATIISHRSGETEDTIIADLAVGISAGQIKSGSMSRSDRLAKYNQLLRIEEELGEKALFNSSFMAIK is encoded by the coding sequence ATGTCAAAAATAGTTAAAATAGTTGGTCGTGAAATTATCGACTCTCGTGGAAATCCTACTGTTGAAGCTGAAGTTCATCTAGATAGTGGTTTCATTGGTCTAGCCTCTGTACCATCTGGTGCTTCTATAGGATCTTTAGAAGCACTAGAGTTGCGAGACTGTGATCCATTACGCTTTATGGGAAAAGGAGTAACTAAAGCAGTAAACTCTGTTAATGGTCCAATTGCTGCAACATTAATCGGTAAAAATGCTCAAAAGCAAAAATTAATAGATAACTGTATGATAGAGCTAGACGGGACAACAAATAAATGCAAATTAGGCGCTAATGCTATTCTTGCTGTATCACTAGCAGTAGCGAAAGCTGCAGCAGCTTCAAAGTACATGCCTATTTATGCTTATATTGCTGAACTCAACGGTACCACAGGTAAATTTTTGATGCCATTACCGATGATTAATATTATCAATGGAGGTAAGCATGCAAATAATAATATTGATATACAAGAGTTTATGATTATTCCAGTAAGCGCAAAAACTATCAAAGAAGCAATTAGAATGGGTTCTGAAGTGTTCCATCATTTAGCCTACGTACTTAAAACTAAAAATATGCAAACTGCAGTAGGCGACGAAGGTGGTTACGCGCCTAATTTAGGATCAAATACCGCTGCATTAGATGCTATCAAAATAGCAGTAGATAACTCTGGTTATATTTTAGGTAAAGATATTGCTTTAGCTATTGATTGCGCTGCTTCAGAACTATTTGATCCAGCTACCGGTAAATATTATCTAAAAGGAGAAGGAAAACAATTTACCTCACAAGAATTTACAGATTACCTTAAAGAGCTAACCACAAATTACCCAATAATTTCTATTGAAGATGGTCTCCACGAATCAGACTGGGACGGTTTTTTATACCATACAAAAGTATTAGGAGATAAAATTCAGTTAGTAGGCGATGACCTATTTGTTACCAGTACTAAAATGCTAAAAGTAGGTATCGAACAAGGCATAATGAACTCTATTCTTATTAAGTTAAACCAAGTTGGTTCTCTTACAGAAACTATAGAAGTCATCAACATGGCTAAGAATGCTGGTTATGCAACAATTATATCTCATCGTTCCGGTGAAACTGAAGATACTATTATCGCTGATTTAGCTGTGGGAATATCAGCCGGACAGATTAAAAGTGGTTCTATGAGCCGTTCAGACAGATTAGCTAAATATAATCAGCTTCTTCGCATAGAAGAAGAACTTGGTGAAAAAGCATTATTTAATAGTAGTTTTATGGCTATAAAATAA
- the mutS gene encoding DNA mismatch repair protein MutS, with amino-acid sequence MKTLLENTIINHTPMMQQYFKLKAKHKDILLFYRMGDFYELFYDDAKRVSQLINISLTKRGSSAGEPIPMAGVPYHAVESYLAKLVALGESVAICEQIGDATTTTTNGLLERRVVRIITPGTVIDEALLNEHQDNLLAAIWQESNSFGYATLDMTSGKFILSEHNNLYAMAAELQRTNPSELLYPDNLNNLVLIENRRGLRRRPIWTFELETACKQLMLQFGTSSLNGFGIEKTTLALRAAGCLLQYAKDTQQCTYLPNISTVILEQQQDYVIIDAITMRNLELTKNFSGCADNTLINIIDNTVTSMGSRMLKRWLSRPTRNLKIITDRQESIKYLQNIVEYIQPVLRTIGDIERIIVRLALRSARPRDLVRMRHAFQQLPEIKLCFNKEQLLGEHIKKLISNIGSFDNLRLLLERAIVEYPPIMVRDGGVIATGYSAELDKLRFLSDNATDYLDRLEIIERASTGLDTLTVGFNAVHGYFIQISRRQSHLAPARYIRRQTLKHAERYIIPELKEYEDKVMTSKVKALSLEKTLYDEVIDLIFPHVAQLQQSAAALAELDVLTNLAERADTLNYVCPLISDKPGIDIIGGRHPVVEKYISEPFIDNSLSLSTKYNMLIITGPNMGGKSTYLRQNALIVLLSYIGSFVPASQATIGPIDRIFTRIGAADDLASGRSTFMVEMTETANILNNATCHSLVLMDEIGRGTSTYDGLSLAWACAEHLANTIQAMTLFATHYFEMSTLSEKINGIVNVHFDAKEYDNTIVFLHSLQKGTTSKSYGLSVAVLAGIPNKVIHSARKKLSQLEIIYNKSDTNVHVVSQIEHNKCNNNLIEFVKNIDPDSLSPLQALNVLYNIKKMLLLT; translated from the coding sequence ATGAAAACATTATTAGAAAATACTATAATTAACCATACTCCTATGATGCAGCAGTATTTTAAGCTAAAAGCTAAGCATAAGGATATTTTACTGTTTTACCGCATGGGTGATTTTTATGAATTATTTTATGATGATGCTAAGCGGGTATCACAATTAATCAATATATCTTTAACAAAACGCGGCTCATCAGCTGGTGAACCAATTCCAATGGCTGGGGTACCTTATCATGCAGTAGAAAGTTATTTAGCTAAATTAGTAGCACTGGGCGAATCTGTAGCAATTTGTGAACAAATTGGAGATGCTACCACAACTACTACTAATGGGCTGTTAGAACGTCGTGTTGTACGTATTATTACTCCTGGTACTGTTATCGATGAAGCATTACTAAATGAACATCAGGATAATTTACTTGCTGCTATATGGCAGGAATCAAATAGTTTTGGTTATGCAACTTTGGATATGACTTCAGGTAAATTTATCCTTTCGGAACACAACAATTTATATGCTATGGCTGCAGAATTACAGCGTACTAACCCATCTGAACTACTGTATCCAGATAATCTAAATAATTTAGTACTTATTGAAAACCGTCGTGGTCTGCGACGTCGGCCAATATGGACATTTGAACTAGAAACAGCTTGTAAGCAACTGATGCTACAGTTTGGAACTAGTAGTTTAAATGGTTTTGGTATTGAAAAGACGACTTTGGCGCTACGTGCAGCTGGTTGCCTACTGCAATATGCAAAAGATACACAGCAGTGTACTTATTTACCCAATATTAGTACTGTTATATTAGAACAGCAACAAGACTACGTTATTATTGATGCTATTACAATGCGAAACCTTGAGCTAACAAAGAATTTTAGTGGCTGCGCAGACAACACGCTCATTAATATTATAGATAATACTGTAACTTCAATGGGCAGTAGAATGCTAAAACGTTGGCTATCTAGACCAACTAGAAATCTTAAAATAATAACAGATCGTCAAGAAAGTATAAAATATTTACAAAATATAGTTGAATATATACAACCAGTGCTACGCACTATAGGCGATATAGAGCGAATAATAGTGCGTTTAGCACTAAGATCTGCACGTCCTCGTGATCTAGTACGTATGCGTCATGCTTTCCAGCAATTACCAGAAATTAAACTATGTTTCAATAAAGAACAGCTGCTTGGTGAACATATTAAAAAATTAATTAGTAATATCGGTAGTTTCGATAATCTGCGACTATTATTAGAGCGTGCTATTGTTGAATACCCACCAATAATGGTGCGTGATGGCGGTGTTATTGCAACCGGATACAGCGCAGAATTAGATAAATTACGTTTTTTATCTGATAATGCTACAGACTATTTAGATAGACTGGAAATTATAGAGCGTGCTAGTACCGGACTAGATACACTAACAGTTGGCTTTAATGCTGTACATGGCTATTTCATTCAGATAAGCCGTAGACAGAGTCATCTAGCCCCAGCACGCTATATCCGTAGGCAAACTCTTAAACATGCAGAACGTTATATTATTCCTGAGCTGAAAGAGTATGAAGATAAAGTGATGACATCAAAAGTTAAAGCATTATCACTAGAAAAAACTTTGTATGATGAGGTAATTGATTTAATATTTCCGCATGTAGCTCAATTACAGCAGAGCGCAGCTGCTTTAGCTGAACTTGATGTTTTAACAAACTTAGCAGAACGTGCTGATACACTAAATTATGTATGTCCTTTAATCAGTGATAAACCTGGTATCGATATTATCGGTGGTCGACACCCTGTAGTAGAGAAGTATATAAGCGAGCCATTTATAGATAATTCTTTATCATTATCAACTAAATATAATATGCTTATTATCACTGGACCTAACATGGGTGGTAAAAGTACTTATTTGCGCCAGAATGCACTGATTGTTTTATTATCCTATATTGGTAGCTTTGTACCTGCTTCGCAGGCTACAATAGGACCTATTGATCGTATTTTTACTCGTATAGGCGCAGCAGATGATCTAGCTTCGGGTCGTTCGACATTTATGGTAGAAATGACTGAAACAGCAAATATTCTAAATAACGCGACTTGCCATAGTTTAGTATTAATGGATGAGATTGGTCGTGGGACATCTACATATGATGGTTTATCACTGGCTTGGGCCTGTGCAGAACACCTTGCTAACACCATTCAAGCAATGACTTTGTTTGCTACGCATTATTTTGAGATGTCTACTCTATCTGAAAAAATAAATGGTATTGTAAATGTACATTTCGACGCAAAAGAGTATGATAATACAATAGTATTTTTGCATAGTTTACAGAAAGGTACTACTAGTAAAAGCTATGGTTTATCAGTCGCTGTTTTAGCTGGGATACCAAATAAAGTGATACACAGTGCAAGAAAAAAGTTATCTCAATTAGAAATTATTTATAATAAGTCTGATACTAATGTTCATGTAGTATCTCAGATTGAACATAATAAATGTAATAATAACTTAATTGAGTTTGTTAAAAACATAGATCCAGACAGCTTATCTCCACTTCAAGCACTTAATGTATTATACAATATTAAAAAAATGCTATTATTAACATAA
- the mtnN gene encoding 5'-methylthioadenosine/S-adenosylhomocysteine nucleosidase — MIIGIIGAMAQEVLLLRKKLTKITIWQQAGCKIYSGYMQGRKVALVQSGIGKVSAALGTTLLLYHFKPELVINIGSAGGIYPNLVIGNIVISDKVIYHDVDLIAFGYDIGQMAQCPSSFKAAPKLVKLAKTITESLGLHALLGIILSGDSFIHGGQKLSYIKNNFPQAIAVDMEATAIAHVCYRFSIPFVVIRSISDFADNLSQKKLRDNIKVVATNLSIVVAEMVLAIS; from the coding sequence ATGATAATTGGTATTATAGGTGCGATGGCACAAGAAGTTTTATTGCTTAGAAAGAAATTAACAAAAATTACTATTTGGCAACAGGCTGGATGTAAAATTTATAGCGGATATATGCAAGGAAGAAAAGTAGCTTTAGTCCAATCAGGAATTGGGAAGGTTTCCGCAGCATTAGGAACTACACTATTACTATATCATTTTAAACCGGAATTAGTCATAAATATTGGTTCAGCTGGTGGTATTTATCCTAATTTAGTAATAGGTAATATTGTGATATCTGATAAAGTTATTTATCATGATGTAGATTTAATAGCATTTGGCTATGATATAGGACAGATGGCACAGTGCCCATCATCATTTAAAGCTGCACCTAAATTAGTAAAGTTAGCTAAAACAATCACAGAAAGTCTTGGTTTACATGCTTTACTTGGTATTATACTTAGCGGAGACTCATTTATCCATGGAGGGCAAAAACTATCCTATATAAAAAATAATTTTCCGCAAGCAATAGCGGTAGATATGGAAGCTACTGCTATTGCTCATGTATGCTATAGATTTTCTATACCATTTGTAGTAATACGTTCTATCTCCGATTTTGCAGATAACTTATCTCAAAAAAAATTGAGAGATAATATTAAAGTAGTGGCAACTAATTTATCAATTGTTGTTGCTGAAATGGTACTGGCTATATCCTAA
- the erpA gene encoding iron-sulfur cluster insertion protein ErpA encodes MKETTSFPVTFTDSAVHRVQQLLAEEANKNLKLRVYITGGGCNGLQYGFTFDDKINHDDFTIEKQGVMLVVDPISMQYLLGGSVDFSEGLKGSRFIVTNPNIKTTCGCGSSFSI; translated from the coding sequence ATGAAAGAAACTACAAGTTTTCCTGTAACATTTACTGATTCCGCTGTACACAGAGTACAACAGCTTCTTGCAGAAGAAGCAAACAAAAATCTTAAGTTAAGAGTATATATTACTGGTGGTGGTTGTAATGGCTTACAGTATGGTTTTACTTTTGATGATAAAATTAATCATGATGATTTCACTATAGAAAAACAAGGTGTTATGCTGGTTGTAGATCCAATTAGCATGCAATATTTATTGGGAGGATCAGTTGATTTCAGCGAAGGACTAAAAGGTTCGCGCTTTATTGTTACTAACCCTAATATAAAAACTACTTGTGGATGCGGATCTTCATTTAGTATATAA
- the ispF gene encoding 2-C-methyl-D-erythritol 2,4-cyclodiphosphate synthase encodes MRIGHGFDIHKFGGKGQLIIGGVRIPYKQGVLSHSNGDVALHAATDALLGAAALGDIGKIFPDNNILFKGADSRELLREAWRYIIAKGYRLGNLDLTVITQLPKISDYIQQMRIYLAEDLCCSIDDINVKSLQQQKKLGFIGRLEGIACEAVALLINR; translated from the coding sequence ATGCGTATCGGTCATGGTTTTGATATACATAAATTTGGTGGAAAAGGTCAGCTAATTATTGGAGGTGTACGAATTCCCTATAAGCAAGGTGTACTATCTCATTCTAATGGTGACGTTGCATTGCATGCTGCTACTGACGCTTTACTTGGTGCAGCAGCTCTAGGAGATATCGGTAAAATATTTCCAGATAATAATATATTATTCAAAGGTGCTGATAGCCGTGAACTATTACGCGAAGCTTGGCGATATATTATTGCCAAAGGTTATCGGTTAGGTAATTTAGATCTTACTGTAATTACACAATTACCTAAAATTTCTGATTATATTCAGCAAATGCGCATTTATCTTGCAGAAGATCTATGTTGTTCTATAGATGATATCAACGTTAAAAGCTTACAACAACAGAAAAAATTAGGCTTCATAGGTCGTCTGGAGGGAATAGCCTGTGAAGCTGTAGCACTACTAATTAATAGGTAA
- the ftsB gene encoding cell division protein FtsB: MKTLQLLLVALLIWLQYSLWLGKHGIIALISLDSNIVNQKKNETLSQRNAKLFAEVSDLYDGKEAAIEERSRNELDMIKPGETFYRLVPIK; this comes from the coding sequence ATAAAAACACTGCAGTTGCTATTAGTAGCACTACTTATCTGGCTGCAATATTCTCTTTGGCTAGGTAAACATGGTATTATTGCGCTAATAAGCCTAGATAGTAATATTGTTAATCAAAAAAAAAACGAAACACTTAGTCAACGTAATGCTAAGTTATTTGCTGAAGTTAGTGATTTATATGATGGTAAAGAGGCTGCTATAGAAGAAAGATCACGCAATGAACTAGATATGATTAAGCCAGGTGAGACTTTCTATCGTTTAGTCCCTATAAAATAA
- the alaS gene encoding alanine--tRNA ligase: MNNSTADIRQKFLDFFHSKGHQIVASSSLISNNDNTLMFTNAGMNQFKDVFLGLDTRLYQRATTAQRCVRAGGKHNDLEHVGYTTRHHTFFEMLGNFSFGEYFKYDAIQFAWELLTGKHLFNIPKEKLLVTVYATDNEAYNIWAKDIGMPAERIIRISDHEGSSIYDSDNFWQMGDIGPCGPCSEIFYDHGDHIFGRPPGSPGSKEESGDRYIEIWNLVFVQFNRQADGTMLPLSKPSVDTGMGLERIAAVLQQVNSNYEIDIFSQLIKAAAEVTCTTNICSTSLRVIADHIRSCAFLISEGIVPSKDGRGYVLRHIIRRAIRHGYILGATHPFFYKLVTPLIEIMGNAAEQLQRNKNMIELVLRNEEEQFSHTLERGLSILEHELAHINSDTMDGATAFRLYDTYGFPLYLTVDVCRERNINVDQEGFKKAMEVQRKRARETSSFIGYNHNNQYSSMLNIAYCTNFLGYENVTYHNSKIMALFCDGKPVEVIDSINNNNNLNSIVILNETPFYGESGGQIGDSGELKSDTGIFKVFDTKKYGQSFCHIGTLSYGKLSIGDKVIAYVNKARRTCISLNHSATHLLQSALRNVLENNVEQRGSIVKDKYLRFDFSHNKALENEQIRIVEEIVNKHIRSNLIINTTNMSIDAARQKGYLLVLGEQYHQSKVRVLSIGNVSTELCCGTHASRTGDIGLFLILSESGIAAGIRRIEAVTGEAALACLHQQKHLLQSISQQLLKNDGPNLIEKVRSLKDRTKKLEQQLNHINNQQVVQEIAKLSSKIRKINGAQVIVSQLENIDQKILRTIVENMKNKLGSAVIILANISEMKANLIAGVTGNLTNSIKAKDIISTLTQKVGGKGGGSPEIAYACCSDITAIPAALSHITIMITEKLLTKNV, from the coding sequence ATTAATAATAGTACAGCTGATATTCGACAAAAGTTTCTTGATTTTTTTCATAGTAAAGGACATCAGATAGTAGCTAGCAGCTCACTAATATCTAATAATGATAATACTTTAATGTTTACTAACGCTGGAATGAATCAATTTAAAGATGTTTTCTTAGGTCTAGATACAAGATTATATCAGCGTGCTACCACTGCGCAACGCTGCGTACGGGCAGGTGGTAAGCATAATGATCTAGAACATGTTGGTTATACCACGCGTCACCATACTTTTTTTGAAATGTTAGGTAACTTCAGCTTTGGTGAATATTTTAAATATGACGCTATCCAGTTTGCATGGGAATTATTAACAGGAAAACATTTATTCAATATACCGAAAGAAAAACTATTGGTCACAGTCTATGCCACAGATAACGAAGCATATAACATATGGGCAAAAGATATAGGCATGCCGGCTGAACGTATAATTCGTATTAGTGATCACGAAGGTAGTAGTATTTATGATTCTGATAATTTTTGGCAAATGGGAGATATTGGCCCATGTGGCCCCTGTTCAGAAATTTTTTATGACCATGGCGACCATATTTTTGGTAGACCACCAGGTAGCCCAGGTAGCAAAGAAGAATCGGGTGATCGCTATATAGAAATTTGGAACCTAGTATTTGTACAATTTAATCGCCAGGCGGATGGCACCATGCTACCACTATCTAAACCTTCTGTTGATACTGGTATGGGTTTAGAGCGTATTGCAGCTGTACTACAGCAGGTAAATTCTAACTATGAAATTGATATATTCAGTCAACTAATTAAAGCCGCAGCAGAAGTAACATGTACTACTAATATATGTAGTACATCTCTACGCGTAATTGCAGATCATATTCGTTCGTGCGCCTTCTTAATTAGTGAAGGAATAGTTCCATCTAAAGATGGACGCGGTTATGTATTACGCCATATTATCCGCCGTGCAATAAGACATGGCTATATTTTAGGGGCAACACATCCATTTTTTTATAAATTAGTAACCCCGCTGATTGAAATCATGGGTAACGCTGCTGAGCAGTTACAAAGAAATAAGAATATGATAGAGCTTGTACTGCGCAATGAAGAGGAACAATTTTCACATACTTTAGAGCGCGGATTGTCTATATTAGAACATGAGCTAGCTCATATTAATTCAGATACTATGGACGGAGCAACTGCTTTTCGTCTTTATGATACTTATGGTTTTCCGCTATATCTTACCGTTGATGTTTGTCGTGAACGTAATATTAACGTAGATCAAGAAGGTTTTAAAAAAGCAATGGAGGTACAACGCAAACGTGCTAGAGAAACAAGCAGTTTTATTGGTTATAATCATAATAATCAATATAGCAGCATGCTAAATATTGCATATTGTACAAATTTTTTAGGTTATGAGAACGTTACGTATCATAATAGCAAAATTATGGCTTTATTCTGCGATGGTAAGCCAGTAGAAGTAATAGATTCTATTAATAATAATAACAATTTAAATTCAATTGTAATACTAAATGAAACGCCATTTTATGGCGAATCAGGCGGTCAAATAGGTGATAGCGGGGAACTTAAGTCAGATACTGGTATTTTTAAAGTATTTGATACAAAGAAATATGGTCAGTCTTTTTGTCATATAGGTACGCTAAGCTATGGAAAATTAAGTATAGGGGATAAAGTAATAGCTTATGTTAATAAAGCACGCCGCACCTGTATTAGTTTAAATCACTCTGCTACTCATTTACTGCAATCAGCATTACGCAATGTACTAGAAAACAATGTAGAACAAAGAGGATCTATAGTAAAAGACAAGTATCTGCGCTTTGACTTCTCCCATAATAAAGCTCTGGAAAATGAGCAAATACGTATAGTAGAAGAGATAGTAAATAAACATATACGTAGTAATTTAATAATTAACACAACAAATATGTCTATAGATGCAGCGCGCCAAAAAGGTTACCTATTAGTATTAGGAGAGCAATACCACCAGTCTAAAGTTAGAGTATTAAGTATAGGTAATGTTTCTACTGAATTATGTTGCGGAACTCATGCTAGCCGTACTGGTGATATTGGTTTATTCTTAATTTTATCAGAATCAGGTATTGCTGCAGGAATTCGACGTATCGAAGCAGTTACTGGTGAAGCAGCGCTAGCGTGCTTACATCAGCAAAAACATTTATTACAAAGCATATCACAACAACTATTGAAAAATGATGGCCCTAACTTAATAGAAAAGGTACGATCTTTGAAAGATCGTACAAAAAAATTAGAACAACAGCTAAATCATATCAATAATCAACAGGTAGTACAGGAAATAGCTAAATTAAGCAGCAAAATACGTAAAATAAATGGTGCACAGGTAATAGTTAGCCAACTAGAAAACATAGATCAAAAAATACTACGTACTATTGTAGAAAATATGAAGAATAAGTTAGGCTCAGCGGTAATAATTCTTGCGAATATTTCGGAGATGAAAGCTAATTTGATAGCTGGGGTTACTGGTAATTTAACTAATAGTATTAAAGCTAAAGATATTATAAGTACCTTAACTCAGAAGGTTGGCGGTAAAGGCGGAGGTAGCCCAGAAATTGCTTATGCTTGTTGCAGTGATATTACCGCTATTCCAGCTGCTTTGTCCCATATTACAATTATGATTACAGAAAAACTGTTAACTAAAAATGTTTAA
- the ispD gene encoding 2-C-methyl-D-erythritol 4-phosphate cytidylyltransferase — MTLFSVKLPNVVAIIPAAGIGIRMQHSFPKQYINIGTKTILEYAISALLRQPCISKIIVAISPNDRWFHKLPISYEARVIAVLGGINRADSVMLALRNVKHDVSWVLVHDAVRPCLHQTDLLYLLNTVIVGSKIGGILAKPVRDTIKHATSSSKGTELTTIDHTLERTHLWHALTPQLFMFELLNNCLNRAINEGVSLTDESSALEYYGYRPLLVPGRTDNIKVTWPEDISLARFYLSQEEA, encoded by the coding sequence ATGACGTTATTTTCAGTAAAATTACCTAATGTAGTAGCAATTATACCTGCGGCTGGCATTGGTATTCGTATGCAACATTCATTTCCAAAGCAGTATATTAATATTGGAACAAAAACCATATTAGAGTATGCAATATCAGCACTATTACGTCAGCCTTGTATCAGTAAAATTATTGTTGCAATTAGTCCCAATGACCGTTGGTTTCATAAGTTACCTATTTCTTATGAAGCGCGTGTTATAGCTGTGCTAGGCGGTATTAACCGAGCAGATTCTGTTATGTTAGCACTACGCAATGTTAAGCATGATGTATCATGGGTATTAGTTCATGATGCAGTGCGTCCATGCTTACATCAAACAGATCTATTATATTTACTGAATACTGTTATTGTTGGTTCTAAAATAGGAGGAATATTAGCAAAACCTGTGCGCGACACTATAAAGCATGCTACTAGTAGTAGCAAAGGGACTGAACTAACTACTATAGATCATACTTTAGAGCGTACGCATTTGTGGCATGCTTTAACGCCACAGTTATTTATGTTTGAATTACTAAATAATTGTTTGAATAGAGCCATCAATGAAGGAGTATCTTTGACAGATGAGTCTTCTGCACTAGAATATTATGGATACAGACCTTTATTAGTACCTGGTAGAACCGATAATATTAAAGTAACTTGGCCAGAAGATATATCTTTAGCTAGATTTTATCTCTCTCAAGAGGAAGCATAG
- a CDS encoding CTP synthase: MKTNYIFVTGGVVSSLGKGIAAASLAAILEARCLNVTIIKLDPYINVDPGTISPIQHGEVFVTEDGAETDLDLGHYERFIRTKMSHRNNFTTGSIYYDVLHKERRGDYLGATIQVIPHITNAIKKRIIEGGEGHDIVLVEIGGTVGDIESLPFLEAIRQMAVEVGRTHTLYMHLTLVPYIDAAGELKTKPTQHSVKELLSIGIQPDVLICRSYRTVPSNERAKIALFCNVLENAVISLKDVDSIYKIPALLQSQDLDDYICERFNLTCPEADLSEWEQVIYQQANPVGEVTIGIVGKYIELPDAYKSVMEALKHAGLKNSITVNINLINAQHVETSSLDILKDLDAILIPGGFGYRGVEGKIITAQYARENNIPYLGICLGMQIAIIEFARNVADMPEANSTEFISYCKYPVVALINELCTTNGNVKLLSKTRNLGGTMRLGSQPCKLTYGSLARKIYGHDLIMERHRHRYEVNNIFLPQLEEAGLRVSGLSSDNKLVEIIEYPDHPWFVASQFHPEFTSTPRDGHPLFTGFIKAAMEYQKTRKK; this comes from the coding sequence ATGAAAACTAATTATATTTTTGTGACAGGAGGGGTTGTATCATCCTTAGGTAAGGGGATTGCTGCAGCATCACTTGCCGCTATCCTAGAAGCTAGGTGTCTTAACGTTACCATTATTAAGTTAGATCCATATATTAATGTAGATCCAGGTACTATTAGTCCTATTCAGCACGGAGAAGTATTCGTTACAGAAGATGGTGCAGAAACAGATTTAGATCTTGGGCATTATGAACGTTTCATACGTACTAAAATGTCGCATCGTAATAACTTTACTACTGGCAGTATATATTACGATGTCCTGCATAAAGAGCGACGTGGTGATTATCTTGGGGCTACTATTCAGGTTATTCCCCATATAACTAACGCAATCAAAAAACGTATTATTGAGGGCGGAGAAGGCCACGATATAGTCTTAGTAGAAATAGGTGGGACTGTAGGTGATATCGAATCGCTACCTTTCCTAGAGGCTATAAGACAAATGGCAGTAGAAGTAGGACGGACTCATACGTTATATATGCACTTAACTCTAGTACCCTACATAGATGCGGCAGGTGAGTTGAAAACTAAGCCAACACAGCATTCTGTAAAAGAGCTGCTGTCTATTGGTATTCAGCCTGACGTACTAATTTGTAGATCTTATCGTACAGTACCTAGCAACGAAAGAGCAAAAATAGCTTTGTTCTGTAACGTATTAGAAAATGCGGTAATTTCACTTAAAGACGTGGATTCTATTTACAAAATTCCTGCACTATTACAGTCGCAAGATCTAGATGATTATATTTGTGAGCGTTTCAACTTGACATGTCCTGAAGCTGATCTTTCTGAGTGGGAACAAGTTATTTATCAGCAAGCTAATCCAGTTGGTGAAGTTACTATAGGTATTGTAGGAAAATATATCGAATTACCGGATGCTTACAAATCAGTTATGGAAGCACTGAAACATGCAGGACTTAAAAATAGTATTACTGTCAACATTAACCTTATAAATGCTCAACATGTAGAAACAAGTAGTTTAGATATTCTAAAAGACTTAGATGCTATTTTAATTCCAGGAGGCTTTGGATATCGAGGTGTAGAAGGTAAGATAATTACTGCGCAATACGCTAGAGAGAATAATATTCCCTATTTAGGTATCTGTCTTGGTATGCAGATAGCTATCATAGAGTTCGCTCGCAATGTAGCTGATATGCCTGAGGCTAACTCTACAGAATTTATTTCTTACTGTAAGTATCCTGTAGTAGCACTAATTAATGAATTGTGCACAACAAATGGTAATGTAAAATTACTTAGTAAAACACGTAATTTAGGAGGGACTATGCGTCTTGGTAGCCAGCCTTGTAAACTTACTTACGGCAGCTTAGCACGTAAAATATATGGTCATGATCTAATAATGGAGCGCCATCGTCATCGCTACGAAGTAAATAATATTTTTTTGCCACAACTTGAGGAAGCTGGACTTCGCGTATCAGGGCTATCATCTGATAACAAGCTAGTAGAAATTATAGAATATCCAGATCACCCCTGGTTTGTTGCTAGTCAATTTCATCCAGAATTTACTTCAACTCCACGTGATGGTCATCCTTTATTTACAGGATTTATCAAGGCCGCCATGGAATATCAAAAAACCAGAAAAAAATAA